One Solanum lycopersicum chromosome 2, SLM_r2.1 genomic region harbors:
- the LOC101266380 gene encoding uncharacterized protein, giving the protein MWNFASNCVAGNIGLKNEILRRTQHSADGSDDETSSRTSREEGLECPICWESFNIVENVPYVLWCGHTLCKNCILGLQWAVVKFPTLPLQLPLFIACPWCNVLSLRLVYRGYLKFPRKNFFLLWMLESMNGDRTKSHNSSCGDHQQTAWSSSTKFLGSTASQSNRQRGQYVHHPESSGSNHDHNHISGTLAIERLHSSLRKSLIFFVHLTAKFPLVVIFLLIIMYAIPASAAVLALYMLITVVFALPSFLILYFAYPSLDWLVREIIT; this is encoded by the coding sequence ATGTGGAATTTTGCATCCAATTGTGTAGCTGGGAATATTGGGCTAAAGAATGAGATTCTGAGGCGTACTCAGCATTCAGCAGATGGCTCAGACGATGAAACCTCTTCAAGAACCAGCAGGGAGGAGGGACTTGAGTGTCCAATATGCTGGGAATCTTTCAACATTGTTGAGAACGTACCCTATGTTCTATGGTGTGGCCATACACTTTGTAAAAACTGCATACTAGGACTACAATGGGCTGTTGTGAAGTTCCCTACTTTGCCGCTTCAGCTTCCACTGTTTATAGCTTGTCCCTGGTGCAATGTGTTATCCCTTCGTTTGGTTTATAGAGGGTACCTTAAGTTTCCTCGTAAGAACTTCTTTCTTCTCTGGATGCTTGAGAGTATGAATGGTGACAGAACAAAGTCTCATAACTCATCTTGTGGGGATCATCAACAGACAGCCTGGTCATCGTCTACAAAATTCTTAGGAAGTACAGCAAGCCAGTCTAACCGACAGAGGGGACAGTATGTCCATCACCCCGAATCATCAGGCTCGAACCATGATCACAATCACATTAGTGGTACTCTTGCTATTGAGAGACTTCACTCTTCTCTGCGCAAGTCTCtcattttctttgttcatttgaCAGCCAAGTTCCCTCTGGTGGTTATATTTCTCCTGATCATCATGTATGCTATACCTGCCAGCGCAGCTGTCTTGGCCTTGTACATGCTCATCACCGTTGTGTTTGCTCTCCCATCTTTTCTAATTCTGTACTTTGCATATCCCAGTTTGGATTGGCTAGTTCGAGAAATCATCACCTGA
- the LOC101266085 gene encoding uncharacterized protein: MAEDNTDELASPAASVKNDSMAEDNTDELMSPVASVKNDSMAEDNTDELVNPVTSVESDSAGSKPDRISTRKSGSLSNAHKVLPFYRNSSSTSNNGGNTRRQSTGKLHSPDSGQDVLPHYLRASTGSCHDFCKYGKKHSSEPKPWHSLSKRKNKLPADEQSPAQALVGEAKKGTSVKQKPSTPPGSVLGEKKKVTGVDQKPSTSPGSMLGESKKRIVVKQNTFTTSGSSQGEAKKGMLVKKKPPTPPRSMLEEEKKVDVINQKPSAPQESILEDDKKVAMVEQKPSSPPGSIQGGVDEVTVVDQNSSASLESMLGEGEIMTAVEQKLSTPSGSALVAGEKVTLVNQKSSAPPGSMLGQGNKLNVVDQRPPSKVHSLEPSEMIKKKATLPPKSVHSLKLDSSSYKMPETEKKMKPVLVKHSPPEQTKLKMVKSSSKILGGVDAGFRKVGAVNSRKQKIVSKVSGEKSLKIPTHSCSPKSSSVKPLILRARNSISLKLLSPLKDQNKMWRDGTNKPKSASQSQSHLLSTEVDKKVAKSAGSASGKYTSSSKKLLHIAEAETDGKNQKKTLRKGKTAVSNDQNPSVVKLKFRRGKVIDLQPETSSPRRLTFRLGRHMGESQDSNIRKRNFRKKGVDDDGSNTIPNSRKIVLRHQDVQEKKDVQGLLNNVIEETASKLVETRKSKVKALVGAFETVISLQDKPSTVTVS, from the coding sequence ATGGCTGAGGATAACACAGATGAACTTGCCAGTCCAGCAGCAAGTGTGAAGAATGACTCTATGGCTGAGGATAACACCGATGAATTAATGAGTCCAGTAGCTAGTGTGAAGAATGACTCCATGGCCGAGGATAACACTGATGAACTAGTGAATCCAGTAACTAGTGTGGAAAGTGACTCTGCTGGAAGTAAACCAGATAGAATCAGCACAAGAAAATCAGGTTCTCTGAGTAATGCTCACAAGGTTCTTCCCTTCTATCGCAACTCCTCCTCTACATCTAATAATGGAGGTAATACAAGAAGGCAATCCACTGGGAAGTTGCATTCTCCTGACAGTGGACAAGATGTTCTTCCTCATTATCTGCGAGCTTCCACTGGTTCTTGCCATGACTTTTGTAAATATGGCAAGAAGCATTCCTCTGAACCAAAGCCATGGCATTCTCTatcaaaaagaaagaacaaactTCCCGCTGATGAGCAGAGTCCTGCACAGGCCTTGGTGGGAGAGGCTAAAAAGGGGACTTCGGTCAAGCAGAAGCCTTCCACTCCTCCAGGGAGTGTGCTGGGAGAGAAAAAGAAGGTAACTGGAGTTGACCAAAAACCTTCCACTTCTCCAGGGAGTATGCTGGGAGAGTCAAAGAAAAGGATTGTGGTCAAGCAAAACACTTTCACTACTTCAGGGAGTAGCCAGGGAGAGGCAAAGAAGGGGATGTTGGTCAAGAAAAAGCCTCCCACTCCTCCAAGGAGTATGCTGGAAGAGGAAAAGAAGGTGGATGTGATAAATCAAAAGCCTTCAGCACCTCAGGAGAGTATACTTGAAGATGACAAGAAGGTGGCTATGGTTGAGCAAAAGCCTTCTTCTCCTCCAGGTAGCATACAGGGAGGGGTGGATGAGGTGACTGTggttgatcaaaattcttcagCTTCTCTGGAGAGTATGCTAGGAGAGGGAGAAATAATGACTGCAGTTGAGCAAAAGCTTTCTACTCCTTCAGGGAGTGCGCTGGTAGCGGGAGAGAAAGTGACTCTGGTCAATCAAAAATCATCCGCTCCTCCAGGGAGTATGCTAGGACAGGGAAATAAGTTGAATGTGGTCGATCAAAGACCTCCTTCCAAGGTTCATTCTCTTGAACCTTCAgaaatgataaagaaaaaggCAACGCTGCCACCAAAGAGTGTTCACTCTCTGAAATTGGATTCCTCAAGTTACAAGATGCCAGAGACAGAGAAGAAAATGAAACCTGTTTTGGTAAAGCATTCTCCTCCTGAGCAGACAAAGCTCAAAATGGTAAAATCTTCATCTAAGATCTTGGGAGGTGTAGATGCAGGGTTCAGAAAAGTCGGCGCTGTTAAttctagaaaacaaaaaattgtgtCTAAAGTATCTGGGGAGAAGTCTTTGAAGATCCCAACTCATTCATGTTCTCCAAAATCTTCCTCTGTTAAACCTTTGATCTTGAGGGCAAGAAACAGTATAAGCCTTAAACTGCTGTCTCCGCTGAAGGACCAGAACAAGATGTGGAGAGATGGAACGAACAAACCAAAGTCTGCCTCCCAGTCACAATCACATTTGTTGTCTACTGAAGTGGATAAAAAAGTTGCTAAGTCTGCAGGCAGTGCATCAGGTAAATACACATCTAGCAGCAAAAAGTTGTTACACATAGCAGAGGCAGAAACTGAtgggaaaaatcagaaaaagacaTTGAGGAAAGGCAAGACAGCTGTTTCTAATGATCAAAATCCTTCAGTGGTGAAACTGAAATTCAGGAGGGGTAAGGTAATTGATCTCCAGCCAGAAACCAGCAGCCCTAGGAGGCTGACATTTAGATTGGGACGACATATGGGTGAAAGCCAGGACAGTAATATAAGAAAGAgaaattttagaaagaaaggaGTTGATGATGACGGAAGTAATACTATCCCTAACTccagaaaaattgttttgaggCATCAGGATGTGCAGGAAAAGAAAGATGTGCAGGGTTTGTTGAATAATGTGATTGAAGAGACGGCGAGTAAGCTTGTTGAAACCAGGAAAAGCAAGGTTAAAGCTTTGGTGGGAGCTTTTGAGACAGTTATTTCCCTCCAAGATAAACCTTCTACAGTAACAGTTTCTTGA